In Amaranthus tricolor cultivar Red isolate AtriRed21 chromosome 3, ASM2621246v1, whole genome shotgun sequence, a single window of DNA contains:
- the LOC130807907 gene encoding uncharacterized protein LOC130807907 isoform X1, whose amino-acid sequence MASSLLSPTQRYAAGTLYAIAVHQAQIHQSIPLGLHFDEYDHQRISNGSNSSNDSVAEDPHLWVHPNSGLLRPIFQFLEIDSVAWSGIEETAGASEASHHVGPFLRLLSEDANESSSEMKDQELALAKGVDCMEASMEASANAETKRDKQREYVQERREKYSVPEISETPSTSDEKEVVKCIQERTVATVSEQDTQSGSEYKFNEEPLQEERKLSYERKITVLYELLSASLAAMTETSKKSKQRMGYDARYRVALRLLATWLDVKWVKVEAMETMIACSVMALVKEEESKKEETDTEKNSWSKWKRGGIIGAAAVTGGALMAITGGLAAPAIAAGFSALAPTLGTIIPVIGAGGFAAAASVAGSVAGSVAIAASFGAAGAGLTGTKMARRTGNIDEFEFKAVGENHGQGRLAVGILVSGFVFDEKDFIMPWEGLTNNLERYVLVWESKHLIAVSTAIQDWLSSSIALTLMKQGAMMTVLSTLITALAWPATLLYLTDLIDSKWTIAVDRSDKAGKLLAEVLLKGLQGNRPVTLVGYSLGARVIFRCLQHLSQTEHKANLVERVVILGAPIPIKDENWENVRKLVAGRFINVYSRNDWMLGVAFRASLLSKGLAGIQAVDVPGIENVDATDMIEGHSSYLWITQEILDQLELDTYFPVFRTPKK is encoded by the exons ATGGCGTCATCGTTATTATCACCGACACAGAGGTACGCTGCAGGAACATTATACGCAATAGCAGTTCACCAAGCCCAAATTCATCAGTCTATTCCTTTGGGATTACATTTCGACGAATATGATCATCAACGAATCAGTAATGGAAGCAATAGTAGCAATGATTCTGTTGCTGAAGATCCTCATCTTTGGGTTCATCCTAATTCTGGTCTTCTTCGTCCCATTTTCCA GTTTTTGGAGATTGATTCAGTGGCGTGGTCTGGGATCGAAGAGACTGCCGGTGCTTCTGAAGCTAGTCATCATGTTGGACCG TTTTTGAGATTGCTTTCAGAGGACGCCAACGAAAGTTCTTCTGAAATGAAGGATCAAGAGCTTGCTTTGGCAAAAGGTGTTGATTGTATGGAAGCTAGCATGGAGGCTTCTGCTAATGCTGAAACTAAAAGAGATAAACAGCGTGAGTATGTGCAGGAACGGCGTGAAAAGTATTCTGTACCTGAGATATCAGAGACACCATCAACCTCTGATGAGAAAGAAGTGGTCAAATGTATCCAGGAAAGAACTGTTGCAACTGTATCGGAACAAGATACCCAATCTGGATCTgaatataaatttaatgaagAACCTCTCCAAGAGGAGAGAAAACTTAGCTATGAGAGAAAAATTACAGTGCTTTATGAGCTTCTTTCAGCAAGTCTTGCAGCCATGACGGAAACCAGTAAAAAGTCCAAGCAACGAATGGGCTATGATGCGCGGTATCGTGTTGCTTTAAGATTGTTAGCAACATGGCTTGATGTCAAGTGGGTGAAAGTG GAGGCAATGGAAACTATGATTGCATGCTCTGTTATGGCTTTAGTGAAGGAGGAAGAATCCAAAAAAGAAGAAACCGATACTGAGAAAAATTCTTGGTCCAAATGGAAGCGTGGAGGCATCATCGGAGCTGCTGCAGTAACAGGAGGAGCCTTGATGGCTATTACAGGAG GACTAGCTGCTCCTGCAATTGCTGCTGGATTTAGTGCTTTAGCCCCCACATTGGGCACTATTATCCCTGTGATTGGAGCAGGTGGTTTTGCAGCCGCAGCTAGTGTTGCCGGTTCTGTTGCTGGTTCTGTTGCCATTGCTGCCTCATTTGGAG CTGCTGGAGCTGGCCTCACAGGTACCAAGATGGCACGTAGGACCGGAAATATCGATGAGTTTGAGTTCAAAGCTGTAGGAGAGAACCATGGACAAGGA CGACTAGCAGTTGGGATTTTGGTTTCAGGATTTGTCTTTGACGAGAAAGACTTTATAATGCCTTGGGAAGGACTAACTAATAACCTGGAGAG GTATGTGCTGGTATGGGAGTCGAAGCATCTAATTGCTGTCAGTACTGCAATACAAGATTGGCTCAGTTCAA GTATTGCTTTGACGTTGATGAAGCAAGGAGCTATGATGACAGTGCTTAGCACACTTATTACAGCTTTAGCTTGGCCAGCCACTTTGCTATATCTTACCGATCTAATAGACAGCAAGTGGACAATTGCAGTGGACAG ATCTGACAAAGCTGGAAAGCTGCTCGCTGAAGTTCTGTTGAAAGGATTACAAGGGAACAG GCCTGTCACACTTGTAGGTTACTCACTGGGAGCTAGGGTCATTTTTAGGTGCCTCCAGCATCTGTCTCAAACTGAACATAAAG CTAATCTTGTTGAAAGAGTTGTTATTCTCGGAGCGCCCATCCCCATCAAAGATGAGAACTGGGAAAATGTTCGAAag CTTGTTGCTGGAAGATTTATCAATGTTTATTCTCGCAATGACTGGATGCTGGGTGTCGCCTTTCGTGCAAG CCTACTTTCCAAGGGGTTAGCAGGAATCCAAGCAGTGGACGTACCAGGCATTGAGAAT GTAGATGCAACTGATATGATTGAAGGTCATTCATCCTACTTATGGATCACACAAGAGATTTTGGATCAACTCGAGTTGGACACCTATTTTCCAGTTTTCCGAACCCCTAAAAAGTAG
- the LOC130807907 gene encoding uncharacterized protein LOC130807907 isoform X2, with product MKDQELALAKGVDCMEASMEASANAETKRDKQREYVQERREKYSVPEISETPSTSDEKEVVKCIQERTVATVSEQDTQSGSEYKFNEEPLQEERKLSYERKITVLYELLSASLAAMTETSKKSKQRMGYDARYRVALRLLATWLDVKWVKVEAMETMIACSVMALVKEEESKKEETDTEKNSWSKWKRGGIIGAAAVTGGALMAITGGLAAPAIAAGFSALAPTLGTIIPVIGAGGFAAAASVAGSVAGSVAIAASFGAAGAGLTGTKMARRTGNIDEFEFKAVGENHGQGRLAVGILVSGFVFDEKDFIMPWEGLTNNLERYVLVWESKHLIAVSTAIQDWLSSSIALTLMKQGAMMTVLSTLITALAWPATLLYLTDLIDSKWTIAVDRSDKAGKLLAEVLLKGLQGNRPVTLVGYSLGARVIFRCLQHLSQTEHKANLVERVVILGAPIPIKDENWENVRKLVAGRFINVYSRNDWMLGVAFRASLLSKGLAGIQAVDVPGIENVDATDMIEGHSSYLWITQEILDQLELDTYFPVFRTPKK from the exons ATGAAGGATCAAGAGCTTGCTTTGGCAAAAGGTGTTGATTGTATGGAAGCTAGCATGGAGGCTTCTGCTAATGCTGAAACTAAAAGAGATAAACAGCGTGAGTATGTGCAGGAACGGCGTGAAAAGTATTCTGTACCTGAGATATCAGAGACACCATCAACCTCTGATGAGAAAGAAGTGGTCAAATGTATCCAGGAAAGAACTGTTGCAACTGTATCGGAACAAGATACCCAATCTGGATCTgaatataaatttaatgaagAACCTCTCCAAGAGGAGAGAAAACTTAGCTATGAGAGAAAAATTACAGTGCTTTATGAGCTTCTTTCAGCAAGTCTTGCAGCCATGACGGAAACCAGTAAAAAGTCCAAGCAACGAATGGGCTATGATGCGCGGTATCGTGTTGCTTTAAGATTGTTAGCAACATGGCTTGATGTCAAGTGGGTGAAAGTG GAGGCAATGGAAACTATGATTGCATGCTCTGTTATGGCTTTAGTGAAGGAGGAAGAATCCAAAAAAGAAGAAACCGATACTGAGAAAAATTCTTGGTCCAAATGGAAGCGTGGAGGCATCATCGGAGCTGCTGCAGTAACAGGAGGAGCCTTGATGGCTATTACAGGAG GACTAGCTGCTCCTGCAATTGCTGCTGGATTTAGTGCTTTAGCCCCCACATTGGGCACTATTATCCCTGTGATTGGAGCAGGTGGTTTTGCAGCCGCAGCTAGTGTTGCCGGTTCTGTTGCTGGTTCTGTTGCCATTGCTGCCTCATTTGGAG CTGCTGGAGCTGGCCTCACAGGTACCAAGATGGCACGTAGGACCGGAAATATCGATGAGTTTGAGTTCAAAGCTGTAGGAGAGAACCATGGACAAGGA CGACTAGCAGTTGGGATTTTGGTTTCAGGATTTGTCTTTGACGAGAAAGACTTTATAATGCCTTGGGAAGGACTAACTAATAACCTGGAGAG GTATGTGCTGGTATGGGAGTCGAAGCATCTAATTGCTGTCAGTACTGCAATACAAGATTGGCTCAGTTCAA GTATTGCTTTGACGTTGATGAAGCAAGGAGCTATGATGACAGTGCTTAGCACACTTATTACAGCTTTAGCTTGGCCAGCCACTTTGCTATATCTTACCGATCTAATAGACAGCAAGTGGACAATTGCAGTGGACAG ATCTGACAAAGCTGGAAAGCTGCTCGCTGAAGTTCTGTTGAAAGGATTACAAGGGAACAG GCCTGTCACACTTGTAGGTTACTCACTGGGAGCTAGGGTCATTTTTAGGTGCCTCCAGCATCTGTCTCAAACTGAACATAAAG CTAATCTTGTTGAAAGAGTTGTTATTCTCGGAGCGCCCATCCCCATCAAAGATGAGAACTGGGAAAATGTTCGAAag CTTGTTGCTGGAAGATTTATCAATGTTTATTCTCGCAATGACTGGATGCTGGGTGTCGCCTTTCGTGCAAG CCTACTTTCCAAGGGGTTAGCAGGAATCCAAGCAGTGGACGTACCAGGCATTGAGAAT GTAGATGCAACTGATATGATTGAAGGTCATTCATCCTACTTATGGATCACACAAGAGATTTTGGATCAACTCGAGTTGGACACCTATTTTCCAGTTTTCCGAACCCCTAAAAAGTAG